A portion of the Candida dubliniensis CD36 chromosome R, complete sequence genome contains these proteins:
- a CDS encoding non-ltr retrotransposon zorro 3 orf1-related protein, putative (transposable element;~possibly should be merged with adjacent ORF Cd36_25400), whose translation MFVTSLLISSQDKFRKEESFQKQTDSNNRLIFEKCTTRVLSNCRYCEYCRSMNHTKYNCQLIKPCANCGVKGHKTTSCKKKLRRCQRQFYKDQEANSISQFYHLRWLKEIQMNYFKEEVVRNQTKRRFFFFS comes from the coding sequence ATGTTTGTTACTTCATTGTTGATCTCTTCTCAGGACAAGTTCcgaaaagaagaatcatTCCAAAAACAAACGGATAGTAATAACAgattaatatttgaaaaatgtaCCACAAGGGTGTTATCAAACTGCAGATATTGTGAATACTGCAGATCGATGAATCACACTAAGTACAATTGCCAATTAATCAAACCTTGTGCCAATTGTGGTGTCAAGGGTCATAAAACGACCAGCTGTAAAAAAAAGCTACGTCGGTGCCAAAGACAATTTTACAAAGACCAGGAAGCCAACAGTATTTCCCAGTTTTACCACCTAAGGTGGCTAAAGGAAATACAAATGAACTACTTCAAAGAAGAGGTAGTCCGAAACCAAACAAAGAgaaggtttttttttttctcctaA